From Seriola aureovittata isolate HTS-2021-v1 ecotype China chromosome 16, ASM2101889v1, whole genome shotgun sequence, one genomic window encodes:
- the cers2a gene encoding ceramide synthase 2a, which translates to MLSRLSELIWADWIWFPEGHGWADLTDHDGKVYPKTRDLWATVPIAICFLVIRQIFERTVAIPLASLLGVSDKQRVRASPNPTLESYFCSTSKHPTQSSIESLSKQTGCSVRQVQRWFRRRRNQDRPSKLKKFREASWRFTFYLLAFFAGLAVLVDKPWLYDMKQMWDGFPKMPLLPSQYWYYMIELGFYLSLLFSVASDVKRKDFKEQIVHHVATILLISFSWLVNYIRAGTLIMLVHDASDYLMESAKMFNYAGWRKTCNFIFTVFAAVFIITRLIILPFWITHTTWVYPQTLYPPFLGFYFFNGLMFVLQILHIFWAALILRMVIKFLPGNDIVEDERSDKEETESEDEDDDHERREKSKNGHMQNGHTPHNNNHRKRH; encoded by the exons ATGTTGTCTCGTCTGAGCGAGCTGATATGGGCGGACTGGATTTGGTTTCCTGAAGGCCACGGCTGGGCTGACCTGACGGATCACGATGGCAAAGTCTACCCTAAAACACGAGACCTCTGGGCTACTGTCCCTATCGCAATCTGCTTCCTGGTCATCAGACAGATATTTGAGAG GACAGTAGCGATTCCTCTGGCCTCTCTGCTGGGAGTGAGCGACAAACAACGTGTTCGTGCTTCACCAAATCCCACCCTGGAATCCTATTTCTGCAGCACATCAAAGCATCCCACACAG AGTTCCATAGAGAGTTTAAGTAAACAGACTGGCTGCTCAGTGCGACAGGTCCAGAGATGGTTCAGGCGGCGGAGAAACCAGGACCGGCCCAGCAAGCTTAAGAAGTTTCGGGAAGCAAG TTGGAGATTTACCTTTTACCTTCTTGCTTTCTTTGCTGGCCTGGCAGTTCTTGTTGAT AAACCATGGTTATATGATATGAAACAGATGTGGGATGGCTTCCCGAAAATG CCGCTGTTGCCTTCTCAATACTGGTACTACATGATCGAACTAGGCTTCTATCTCTCACTGCTTTTTAGCGTAGCATCGGATGTCAAACGTAAG GATTTCAAAGAGCAGATAGTTCACCATGTAGCCACCATCCTCCTTATAAGTTTCTCCTGGCTGGTCAACTACATCCGGGCAGGGACTTTGATCATGTTGGTACACGATGCCTCTGACTATCTAATGGAG TCAGCCAAAATGTTCAACTATGCAGGTTGGAGGAAAACCTGCAACTTCATCTTCACTGTGTTTGCTGCCGTTTTCATCATCACCCGCCTCATCATCCTCCCCTTCTG GATCACACATACGACATGGGTGTACCCCCAGACCCTCTACCCCCCCTTCCTCGGTTTCTACTTCTTCAATGGGTTGATGTTTGTGCTGCAGATTCTGCACATCTTCTGGGCTGCACTAATCTTGCGAATGGTCATCAAATTCCTGCCAGGAAAT GACATTGTTGAGGACGAGCGGAGTGACAAGGAGGAGACCGAGTCAGAAGATGAAGACGACGATCACGAGCGAAGGGAAAAATCGAAAAACGGCCACATGCAGAACGGCCACACTccccacaacaacaaccacagaaagaGGCATTGA